The following proteins are encoded in a genomic region of Parus major isolate Abel chromosome 18, Parus_major1.1, whole genome shotgun sequence:
- the SRSF2 gene encoding serine/arginine-rich splicing factor 2 yields the protein MSYGRPPPDVEGMTSLKVDNLTYRTSPDTLRRVFEKYGRVGDVYIPRDRYTKESRGFAFVRFHDKRDAEDAMDAMDGAVLDGRELRVQMARYGRPPDSHHSRRGPPPRRYSSSGYGRRSRSPRRRRRSRSRSRSRSRSRSRSRYSRSKSRSRTRSRSRSTSKSRSARRSKSKSSSVSRSRSRSRSRSRSRSPPPASKRESNSRSRSKSPPKSPEEEGAVSS from the exons ATGAGCTACGGCCGCCCGCCGCCCGATGTGGAGGGCATGACGTCCCTCAAGGTGGACAACCTGACATACCGCACATCCCCGGACACCCTCCGGAGGGTCTTTGAGAAGTACGGCCGCGTGGGAGACGTCTACATCCCCCGGGACCGCTACACCAAGGAGAGCCGCGGCTTCGCCTTCGTGCGCTTCCACGACAAGCGGGACGCGGAGGACGCGATGGACGCGATGGACGGGGCGGTGCTGGACGGCCGGGAGCTCCGCGTGCAGATGGCCCGCTACGGCCGCCCGCCCGACTCGCACCACAGCCGCCGCGGGCCGCCGCCCCGCCGGTACAGCAGCAGCGGCTACGGCCGCCGCAGCCGCAG CCCTAGAAGACGTCGTCGCAGCCGATCTAGAAGCAGGAGCCGCTCTAGGTCCCGCAGTCGGTCCCGCTACAGTCGATCCAAATCCCGGTCTCGCACACGCTCTCGGTCTCGGTCCACCTCCAAGTCCAGGTCTGCCAGGAGGTCCAAGTCAAAGTCCTCATCTGTCTCCAGATCCCGGTCCAGGTCAAGATCCCGGTCCAGGTCTAGAAGCCCTCCCCCTGCCTCAAAGAGGGAATCCAACTCTAGATCCAGGTCTAAGAGCCCTCCCAAGTCTCCGGAAGAAGAAGGAGCTGTATCCTCCTAG
- the MFSD11 gene encoding UNC93-like protein MFSD11 isoform X2, translating to MSSEGKKLFNIIILGVSFMFIFTAFQSCGNIAQTVITNLNNTDFHGSGYTSMSIIYGVLSASNLISPSLVAIVGPQFSMVVSGVFYSLYIAVFIQPATWAFYTASVLIGIAAAVLWTAQGNCLTENSDENTIGRNSGIFWALLQFSLIFGNLYIYLAWQGKTHISESDRRTVFIALTVISLVGTVLFFLIRKKEDTKAPGDDDSTNEILGESSSAGNKMMRAVAAFKKSITLSFTKEMLLLSVTTAYTGLVLTFFSGVYGTCIGAVNRFGSEEKSLIGLSGIFIGVGEILGGGIFGLLSKKIRSGRNPVVMLGILVHFIAFYLIFFNMPNDAPIAPMEGTDKVAYMIPSKEVAMLCSFLLGLGDSCFNTQLLSILGFLYSEDSAPAFAIFKFVQSICAAVAYFYSNYFLLQWQLLIMVLVGFFGTITFFTVEWGAAAALAARGSDYSSI from the exons ATGTCTTCGGAagggaaaaagcttttcaaCATCATTATTTTGGGAGTCTCATTTATGTTTATATTCACTGCTTTCCAGTCCTGTGGAAATATCGCG CAAACTGTTATCACCAATTTAAACAACACAGACTTTCATGGCAGTGGCTACACGAG catGTCCATTATTTATGGAGTACTGTCTGCATCAAATCTTATATCACCTTCGCTGGTTGCAATAGTGGGACCTCAGTTCTCCATGGTTGTTAGTGGTGTGTTTTATAG CCTATACATTGCAGTCTTTATCCAGCCAGCTACATGGGCTTTCTACACTGCCTCTGTGCTTATTGGCATTGCAGCTGCTG TCCTCTGGACAGCCCAGGGAAATTGCTTGACTGAAAATTCTGATGAAAACACCATTGGAAGGAACAGTGGAATATTTTGGGCACTCCTACAGTTCAG cttGATTTTTGGAAATCTGTATATATACCTCGCTTGGCAAGGAAAAACTCACATATCAG aGAGCGATCGCAGGACTGTCTTCATTGCTCTGACTGTTATCAGTCTTGTGGGCACAGTTCTGTTCTTTCTGATTAGGAAAAAAGAGGACACAAAAGCTCCAGGGGATGATGATTCCACTAATGAAATCCTGGGGGAGAGCTC GTctgcaggaaacaaaatgaTGAGAGCAGTGGCTGCCTTCA AGAAATCTATTACACTGAGCTTCACCAAGGAGATGCTGCTTCTCAGTGTTACCACAGCCTACACAG GTTTGGTGTTAACATTCTTTTCTGGAGTGTATGGAACGTGCATTGGTGCTGTGAATAGGTTTGGCAGTGAAGAGAAAAGCCTGATTGGTCTCTCTGGTATTTTTATTGGTGTTGGAGAAATCTTGG ggGGAGGAATCTTTGGCTTGCTGAGCAAGAAGATTCGCTCTGGCAGGAACCCAGTGGTGATGCTGGGCATCCTTGTCCACTTCATagccttttatttaatttttttcaacatgCCAAATGATGCCCCCATTGCTCCTATGGAAGGAACAGATAAAGTTGCTTATATGATTCCAAG caAAGAAGTGGCCatgctctgcagcttcctgctggggctgggggacagctgCTTCAACACCCAGCTCCTCAGTATTTTGGGATTCCTGTACTCAGAGGACAGTGCTCCTGCCTTTGCCATCTTTAAGTTTGTTCAG TCCATCTGTGCTGCGGTTGCTTATTTCTACAGCAACTATttcctgctgcagtggcagctgctgatCATGGTGCTGGTGGGCTTCTTTGGGACAATCACCTTCTTCACCGTggagtggggagcagcagcagcccttgcTGCCCGTGGCTCAGACTACAGCAGCATCTGA